A section of the Paralichthys olivaceus isolate ysfri-2021 chromosome 16, ASM2471397v2, whole genome shotgun sequence genome encodes:
- the LOC109637903 gene encoding phosphatidylinositol 4-phosphate 5-kinase type-1 gamma-like isoform X3 codes for MPSPFGAGLAHERKIGHRRVDASGETTYKKTTSSALKGAIQLGIGYTVGNLSSKPERDVLMQDFYVVESIFFPNEGSNLTPAHHYLDFRFKTYAPVAFRYFRELFGIRPDDYLYSLCNEPLIELTNPGASGSIFYVTRDDEFIIKTVQHKEAEFLQKLLPGYYMNLNQNPRTLLPKFFGLYCVQCGGKNIRVVVMNNILPRSVRMHLKFDLKGSTYKRRASKKEREKSKPTFKDLDFLCDVPEGLILDQDTYSALVKTLQRDCLVLESFKIMDYSLLLGVHNKTQAEREYQSQGSPSAGGDEKKPAAQRALYSTAMESIQGGSTCRDTLDHDDTMGGIPAVSGKGERLLLFIGIIDILQSYRLIKKLEHSWKSLIHDGDTVSVHRPAFYAERFYKFCSTIVFKKSSSLRSSPSKRGRGALSMSKSSAGTGSAGQRPSVSDERQENLDNLDNLENLRGAHSFPMLEGNGREPPCTPPSFEDATTASIATTLSSNNSLPTTPFDTPEHPRFRKQLNSPSVIRSQKEVVELHGEKQDTITVEVELSKIPQSTELTQMTDMTSPSHLSPDHEPRTFPPSTPPSVSPSKAHSSSTLPPCLLSSSSAAQPTRKSSSTTLSSSICPSTKPLTSPTVAQSSTPSPLISHSAAPSTRPTSASASTLPPASAFTPICPASPHSPTQSSSHPLPSTPPSSVPPSPQVPQQEPRKSCNQLSLSSSHNSLDGEVQVSDIYFYADGRYWVYSPVLGRRKLNSSLSYNTQEDRSWVYSPLHFSSESRRGSDGESET; via the exons ATGCCGTCCCCGTTTGGAGCGGGCCTAGCCCACGAGAGGAAGATCGGTCACAGAAGGGTCGACGCCTCTGGAGAGACGACATACAAGAAG ACCACCTCCTCTGCCTTGAAAGGGGCCATCCAGCTGGGTATTGGCTACACCGTTGGCAACCTCAGCTCCAAGCCTGAGAGAGACGTGCTGATGCAAGACTTCTACGTGGTCGAAAGCATTTTCTTCCCCAA TGAAGGCAGCAACCTCACGCCCGCCCACCACTACCTAGACTTCAGGTTTAAAACCTACGCTCCTGTGGCCTTCCGCTACTTCAGAGAGCTGTTTGGGATCCGACCTGATGACTACCTG TATTCTCTCTGTAATGAGCCGTTGATTGAGTTGACGAATCCAGGAGCAAGTGGCTCCATATTTTACGTCACCCGTGATGATGAGTTCATCATCAAAACCGTCCAGCACAAGGAGGCTGAGTTTCTACAGAAGCTGCTCCCTGGATACTACATG AACCTTAACCAGAACCCCCGAACTTTGCTGCCAAAGTTTTTTGGCCTGTACTGCGTCCAGTGTGGGGGGAAGAACATCAGAGTTGTTGTGATGAACAACATTTTACCACGTTCCGTACGCATGCACCTCAAGTTCGACCTGAAGGGCTCAACATACAAGAGGAGAGCTTccaagaaggagagagagaagtccAAACCTACATTCAAAGACCTGGATTTTCTGTGTGACGTTCCTGAAGGCCTCATTCTGGACCAAGACACATACAGTGCTCTGGTCAAAACGCTACAGAGAGACTGTctg gttCTGGAGAGTTTTAAGATCATGGACTACAGTTTGCTGCTTGGTGTCCACAATAAGACCCAAGCAGAGAGAGAGTATCAGTCCCAGGGTTCGCCTTCGGCCGGCGGGGATGAAAAGAAGCCGGCAGCCCAGAGAGCCTTGTACTCCACTGCTATGGAGTCTATACAGGGAGGCTCCACCTGCAGGGATACACTGGACCATGACGACAC tatGGGTGGCATTCCAGCTGTCAGTGGTAAGGGAGAGCGCCTCCTGCTGTTTATCGGGATTATTGATATTCTGCAGTCCTACAG ACTGATTAAGAAACTGGAGCACTCCTGGAAGTCGCTCATCCATGATGGG GACACAGTGTCAGTCCACAGACCAGCTTTCTATGCCGAGAGGTTCTACAAGTTCTGCAGCACCATTGTGTTCAAGAAGAGCAGCT CATTGCGATCCTCTCCATCTAAGAGGGGCCGAGGGGCTCTCTCCATGTCGAAGTCCAGTGCAGGGACAGGTTCAGCTGGACAGAGACCCTCAGTGAGTGACGAGAGGCAGGAGAACCTGGACAACCTTGACAACCTGGAGAACCTGCGCGGAGCTCACAGCTTCCCAATGCTGGAGGGCAACG GGAGAGAACCACCCTGCACTCCTCCGTCATTTGAAGACGCCACCACGGCATCTATTGCCACCACGCTTTCGTCCAACAACTCCTTACCCACCACCCCCTTCGATACACCGGAGCACCCGCGCTTCAGGAAACAACTGAACTCACCAAGTGTGATCAG GTCACAAAAAGAGGTGGTTGAGCTTCATGGGGAGAAGCAGGACACCATAACAGTGGAGGTGGAGTTAAG TAAAATCCCCCAGAGCACGGAGCTCACACAAATGACAGACATGACCTCCCCCAGCCACCTGTCACCTGATCATGAGCCCCGCACCTTCCCTCCATCCACCCCTCCCTCTGTCAGTCCATCCAAAGCACATTCCTCCTCCACCCTTCCTCCTTgccttctttcttcctcctctgctgcccaACCCACCAGGAAGTCTTCCTCCACCACGCTCTCCtcatccatctgtccgtccACCAAACCACTCACCTCTCCCACGGTTGCTCAGTCTTCTACTCCCTCTCCTCTAATCTCTCACTCGGCCGCACCATCCACACGTCCCACCTCGGCCAGCGCCTCCACGCTTCCTCCCGCCTCGGCATTTACTCCCATCTGCCCCGCGTCTCCTCACTCCCCCACCCAAAGctcctctcaccctctcccctCGAcgcctccctcctctgtccctCCGAGTCCCCAGGTGCCTCAGCAGGAGCCGCGCAAGTCGTGCAATCAGCTGTCTTTGTCCAGCAGTCACAACTCTTTGGATGGAGAGGTGCAGGTGTCCGACATCTATTTT TATGCAGACGGCAGATATTGGGTGTACTCTCCAGTGCTTGGCCGTCGTAAGCTAAACTCTAGCTTGAGTTACAAT ACTCAGGAGGATCGGAGCTGGGTGTACTCTCCTCTGCACTTCAGCTCAGAGTCCAGACGGGGCTCAGATggggagagtgagaca
- the LOC109637903 gene encoding phosphatidylinositol 4-phosphate 5-kinase type-1 gamma-like isoform X1, with protein sequence MDGSTAEPGDDGSASLSIQLDLGDTDSAKRAQTTEMPSPFGAGLAHERKIGHRRVDASGETTYKKTTSSALKGAIQLGIGYTVGNLSSKPERDVLMQDFYVVESIFFPNEGSNLTPAHHYLDFRFKTYAPVAFRYFRELFGIRPDDYLYSLCNEPLIELTNPGASGSIFYVTRDDEFIIKTVQHKEAEFLQKLLPGYYMNLNQNPRTLLPKFFGLYCVQCGGKNIRVVVMNNILPRSVRMHLKFDLKGSTYKRRASKKEREKSKPTFKDLDFLCDVPEGLILDQDTYSALVKTLQRDCLVLESFKIMDYSLLLGVHNKTQAEREYQSQGSPSAGGDEKKPAAQRALYSTAMESIQGGSTCRDTLDHDDTMGGIPAVSGKGERLLLFIGIIDILQSYRLIKKLEHSWKSLIHDGDTVSVHRPAFYAERFYKFCSTIVFKKSSSLRSSPSKRGRGALSMSKSSAGTGSAGQRPSVSDERQENLDNLDNLENLRGAHSFPMLEGNGREPPCTPPSFEDATTASIATTLSSNNSLPTTPFDTPEHPRFRKQLNSPSVIRSQKEVVELHGEKQDTITVEVELSKIPQSTELTQMTDMTSPSHLSPDHEPRTFPPSTPPSVSPSKAHSSSTLPPCLLSSSSAAQPTRKSSSTTLSSSICPSTKPLTSPTVAQSSTPSPLISHSAAPSTRPTSASASTLPPASAFTPICPASPHSPTQSSSHPLPSTPPSSVPPSPQVPQQEPRKSCNQLSLSSSHNSLDGEVQVSDIYFYADGRYWVYSPVLGRRKLNSSLSYNTQEDRSWVYSPLHFSSESRRGSDGESET encoded by the exons ATGGACGGCAGCACTGCGGAACCCGGCGATGACGGGTCTGCCAGCCTCAGCATACAGCTCGACCTGGGGGACACTG ATTCCGCCAAGAGGGCTCAGACCACAGAG ATGCCGTCCCCGTTTGGAGCGGGCCTAGCCCACGAGAGGAAGATCGGTCACAGAAGGGTCGACGCCTCTGGAGAGACGACATACAAGAAG ACCACCTCCTCTGCCTTGAAAGGGGCCATCCAGCTGGGTATTGGCTACACCGTTGGCAACCTCAGCTCCAAGCCTGAGAGAGACGTGCTGATGCAAGACTTCTACGTGGTCGAAAGCATTTTCTTCCCCAA TGAAGGCAGCAACCTCACGCCCGCCCACCACTACCTAGACTTCAGGTTTAAAACCTACGCTCCTGTGGCCTTCCGCTACTTCAGAGAGCTGTTTGGGATCCGACCTGATGACTACCTG TATTCTCTCTGTAATGAGCCGTTGATTGAGTTGACGAATCCAGGAGCAAGTGGCTCCATATTTTACGTCACCCGTGATGATGAGTTCATCATCAAAACCGTCCAGCACAAGGAGGCTGAGTTTCTACAGAAGCTGCTCCCTGGATACTACATG AACCTTAACCAGAACCCCCGAACTTTGCTGCCAAAGTTTTTTGGCCTGTACTGCGTCCAGTGTGGGGGGAAGAACATCAGAGTTGTTGTGATGAACAACATTTTACCACGTTCCGTACGCATGCACCTCAAGTTCGACCTGAAGGGCTCAACATACAAGAGGAGAGCTTccaagaaggagagagagaagtccAAACCTACATTCAAAGACCTGGATTTTCTGTGTGACGTTCCTGAAGGCCTCATTCTGGACCAAGACACATACAGTGCTCTGGTCAAAACGCTACAGAGAGACTGTctg gttCTGGAGAGTTTTAAGATCATGGACTACAGTTTGCTGCTTGGTGTCCACAATAAGACCCAAGCAGAGAGAGAGTATCAGTCCCAGGGTTCGCCTTCGGCCGGCGGGGATGAAAAGAAGCCGGCAGCCCAGAGAGCCTTGTACTCCACTGCTATGGAGTCTATACAGGGAGGCTCCACCTGCAGGGATACACTGGACCATGACGACAC tatGGGTGGCATTCCAGCTGTCAGTGGTAAGGGAGAGCGCCTCCTGCTGTTTATCGGGATTATTGATATTCTGCAGTCCTACAG ACTGATTAAGAAACTGGAGCACTCCTGGAAGTCGCTCATCCATGATGGG GACACAGTGTCAGTCCACAGACCAGCTTTCTATGCCGAGAGGTTCTACAAGTTCTGCAGCACCATTGTGTTCAAGAAGAGCAGCT CATTGCGATCCTCTCCATCTAAGAGGGGCCGAGGGGCTCTCTCCATGTCGAAGTCCAGTGCAGGGACAGGTTCAGCTGGACAGAGACCCTCAGTGAGTGACGAGAGGCAGGAGAACCTGGACAACCTTGACAACCTGGAGAACCTGCGCGGAGCTCACAGCTTCCCAATGCTGGAGGGCAACG GGAGAGAACCACCCTGCACTCCTCCGTCATTTGAAGACGCCACCACGGCATCTATTGCCACCACGCTTTCGTCCAACAACTCCTTACCCACCACCCCCTTCGATACACCGGAGCACCCGCGCTTCAGGAAACAACTGAACTCACCAAGTGTGATCAG GTCACAAAAAGAGGTGGTTGAGCTTCATGGGGAGAAGCAGGACACCATAACAGTGGAGGTGGAGTTAAG TAAAATCCCCCAGAGCACGGAGCTCACACAAATGACAGACATGACCTCCCCCAGCCACCTGTCACCTGATCATGAGCCCCGCACCTTCCCTCCATCCACCCCTCCCTCTGTCAGTCCATCCAAAGCACATTCCTCCTCCACCCTTCCTCCTTgccttctttcttcctcctctgctgcccaACCCACCAGGAAGTCTTCCTCCACCACGCTCTCCtcatccatctgtccgtccACCAAACCACTCACCTCTCCCACGGTTGCTCAGTCTTCTACTCCCTCTCCTCTAATCTCTCACTCGGCCGCACCATCCACACGTCCCACCTCGGCCAGCGCCTCCACGCTTCCTCCCGCCTCGGCATTTACTCCCATCTGCCCCGCGTCTCCTCACTCCCCCACCCAAAGctcctctcaccctctcccctCGAcgcctccctcctctgtccctCCGAGTCCCCAGGTGCCTCAGCAGGAGCCGCGCAAGTCGTGCAATCAGCTGTCTTTGTCCAGCAGTCACAACTCTTTGGATGGAGAGGTGCAGGTGTCCGACATCTATTTT TATGCAGACGGCAGATATTGGGTGTACTCTCCAGTGCTTGGCCGTCGTAAGCTAAACTCTAGCTTGAGTTACAAT ACTCAGGAGGATCGGAGCTGGGTGTACTCTCCTCTGCACTTCAGCTCAGAGTCCAGACGGGGCTCAGATggggagagtgagaca
- the LOC109647764 gene encoding phospholipid hydroperoxide glutathione peroxidase-like, with protein sequence MACVRSSSCVGGALRHVTADGTAGAMLQLLRRTALLCAVGNGGIVRSMCAQVGDWQSAKSIYEFSAKDIDGNEVSFEKYRGFVCIIVNVASKUGKTEVNYTQLVNMHASYAGKGLRILGFPCNQFGGQEPGTESQIKEFAEGYKVQFDLFSKIDVNGDNAHPLWKWMKAQPKGKGTLGNNIKWNFTKFLINREGQVVKRYSTMTNPSDMEKDLLPYL encoded by the exons ATGGCCTGTGTCAGGTCGAGTTCCTGTGTGGGCGGCGCTCTAAGACACGTGACAGCTGACGGCACAGCTGGCGCCATGCTGCAGCTCCTGAGACGCACAGCGCTGTTGTGTGCGGTGGGGAACGGAGGCATCGTGAGAAGcatg TGTGCTCAGGTGGGAGACTGGCAGAGCGCCAAGTCCATCTACGAGTTCTCTGCCAAGGATATCGACGGCAATGAGGTGTCTTTTGAAAAGTACAG AGGGTTTGTATGCATCATTGTGAACGTGGCCTCTAAATGAGGAAAGACCGAGGTAAACTACACTCAGCTAGTGAACATGCACGCTTCCTACGCTGGGAAAGGTTTACGAATCCTGGGCTTCCCCTGCAACCAGTTTGGAGGACAG gagcCAGGGACTGAATCACAGATTAAAGAGTTTGCTGAAGGTTACAAAGTACAGTTTGACCTCTTCAGTAAGATTGATGTGAATGGAGACAATGCTCACCCTCTTTGGAAGTGGATGAAAGCACAGCCTAAAGGCAAGGGAACCCTGGGGAA TAACATCAAATGGAACTTCACCAAG TTTCTTATAAACAGAGAAGGACAAGTGGTGAAGCGATACAGCACAATGACTAATCCCTCT GATATGGAGAAAGACCTGCTCCCTTACCTCTAA
- the LOC109637903 gene encoding phosphatidylinositol 4-phosphate 5-kinase type-1 gamma-like isoform X2 has translation MDGSTAEPGDDGSASLSIQLDLGDTDSAKRAQTTEMPSPFGAGLAHERKIGHRRVDASGETTYKKTTSSALKGAIQLGIGYTVGNLSSKPERDVLMQDFYVVESIFFPNEGSNLTPAHHYLDFRFKTYAPVAFRYFRELFGIRPDDYLYSLCNEPLIELTNPGASGSIFYVTRDDEFIIKTVQHKEAEFLQKLLPGYYMNLNQNPRTLLPKFFGLYCVQCGGKNIRVVVMNNILPRSVRMHLKFDLKGSTYKRRASKKEREKSKPTFKDLDFLCDVPEGLILDQDTYSALVKTLQRDCLVLESFKIMDYSLLLGVHNKTQAEREYQSQGSPSAGGDEKKPAAQRALYSTAMESIQGGSTCRDTLDHDDTMGGIPAVSGKGERLLLFIGIIDILQSYRLIKKLEHSWKSLIHDGDTVSVHRPAFYAERFYKFCSTIVFKKSSSLRSSPSKRGRGALSMSKSSAGTGSAGQRPSVSDERQENLDNLDNLENLRGAHSFPMLEGNGREPPCTPPSFEDATTASIATTLSSNNSLPTTPFDTPEHPRFRKQLNSPSVIRSQKEVVELHGEKQDTITVEVELSKIPQSTELTQMTDMTSPSHLSPDHEPRTFPPSTPPSVSPSKAHSSSTLPPCLLSSSSAAQPTRKSSSTTLSSSICPSTKPLTSPTVAQSSTPSPLISHSAAPSTRPTSASASTLPPASAFTPICPASPHSPTQSSSHPLPSTPPSSVPPSPQVPQQEPRKSCNQLSLSSSHNSLDGEVQVSDIYFTQEDRSWVYSPLHFSSESRRGSDGESET, from the exons ATGGACGGCAGCACTGCGGAACCCGGCGATGACGGGTCTGCCAGCCTCAGCATACAGCTCGACCTGGGGGACACTG ATTCCGCCAAGAGGGCTCAGACCACAGAG ATGCCGTCCCCGTTTGGAGCGGGCCTAGCCCACGAGAGGAAGATCGGTCACAGAAGGGTCGACGCCTCTGGAGAGACGACATACAAGAAG ACCACCTCCTCTGCCTTGAAAGGGGCCATCCAGCTGGGTATTGGCTACACCGTTGGCAACCTCAGCTCCAAGCCTGAGAGAGACGTGCTGATGCAAGACTTCTACGTGGTCGAAAGCATTTTCTTCCCCAA TGAAGGCAGCAACCTCACGCCCGCCCACCACTACCTAGACTTCAGGTTTAAAACCTACGCTCCTGTGGCCTTCCGCTACTTCAGAGAGCTGTTTGGGATCCGACCTGATGACTACCTG TATTCTCTCTGTAATGAGCCGTTGATTGAGTTGACGAATCCAGGAGCAAGTGGCTCCATATTTTACGTCACCCGTGATGATGAGTTCATCATCAAAACCGTCCAGCACAAGGAGGCTGAGTTTCTACAGAAGCTGCTCCCTGGATACTACATG AACCTTAACCAGAACCCCCGAACTTTGCTGCCAAAGTTTTTTGGCCTGTACTGCGTCCAGTGTGGGGGGAAGAACATCAGAGTTGTTGTGATGAACAACATTTTACCACGTTCCGTACGCATGCACCTCAAGTTCGACCTGAAGGGCTCAACATACAAGAGGAGAGCTTccaagaaggagagagagaagtccAAACCTACATTCAAAGACCTGGATTTTCTGTGTGACGTTCCTGAAGGCCTCATTCTGGACCAAGACACATACAGTGCTCTGGTCAAAACGCTACAGAGAGACTGTctg gttCTGGAGAGTTTTAAGATCATGGACTACAGTTTGCTGCTTGGTGTCCACAATAAGACCCAAGCAGAGAGAGAGTATCAGTCCCAGGGTTCGCCTTCGGCCGGCGGGGATGAAAAGAAGCCGGCAGCCCAGAGAGCCTTGTACTCCACTGCTATGGAGTCTATACAGGGAGGCTCCACCTGCAGGGATACACTGGACCATGACGACAC tatGGGTGGCATTCCAGCTGTCAGTGGTAAGGGAGAGCGCCTCCTGCTGTTTATCGGGATTATTGATATTCTGCAGTCCTACAG ACTGATTAAGAAACTGGAGCACTCCTGGAAGTCGCTCATCCATGATGGG GACACAGTGTCAGTCCACAGACCAGCTTTCTATGCCGAGAGGTTCTACAAGTTCTGCAGCACCATTGTGTTCAAGAAGAGCAGCT CATTGCGATCCTCTCCATCTAAGAGGGGCCGAGGGGCTCTCTCCATGTCGAAGTCCAGTGCAGGGACAGGTTCAGCTGGACAGAGACCCTCAGTGAGTGACGAGAGGCAGGAGAACCTGGACAACCTTGACAACCTGGAGAACCTGCGCGGAGCTCACAGCTTCCCAATGCTGGAGGGCAACG GGAGAGAACCACCCTGCACTCCTCCGTCATTTGAAGACGCCACCACGGCATCTATTGCCACCACGCTTTCGTCCAACAACTCCTTACCCACCACCCCCTTCGATACACCGGAGCACCCGCGCTTCAGGAAACAACTGAACTCACCAAGTGTGATCAG GTCACAAAAAGAGGTGGTTGAGCTTCATGGGGAGAAGCAGGACACCATAACAGTGGAGGTGGAGTTAAG TAAAATCCCCCAGAGCACGGAGCTCACACAAATGACAGACATGACCTCCCCCAGCCACCTGTCACCTGATCATGAGCCCCGCACCTTCCCTCCATCCACCCCTCCCTCTGTCAGTCCATCCAAAGCACATTCCTCCTCCACCCTTCCTCCTTgccttctttcttcctcctctgctgcccaACCCACCAGGAAGTCTTCCTCCACCACGCTCTCCtcatccatctgtccgtccACCAAACCACTCACCTCTCCCACGGTTGCTCAGTCTTCTACTCCCTCTCCTCTAATCTCTCACTCGGCCGCACCATCCACACGTCCCACCTCGGCCAGCGCCTCCACGCTTCCTCCCGCCTCGGCATTTACTCCCATCTGCCCCGCGTCTCCTCACTCCCCCACCCAAAGctcctctcaccctctcccctCGAcgcctccctcctctgtccctCCGAGTCCCCAGGTGCCTCAGCAGGAGCCGCGCAAGTCGTGCAATCAGCTGTCTTTGTCCAGCAGTCACAACTCTTTGGATGGAGAGGTGCAGGTGTCCGACATCTATTTT ACTCAGGAGGATCGGAGCTGGGTGTACTCTCCTCTGCACTTCAGCTCAGAGTCCAGACGGGGCTCAGATggggagagtgagaca